One stretch of Streptomyces sp. A2-16 DNA includes these proteins:
- a CDS encoding bifunctional 3-(3-hydroxy-phenyl)propionate/3-hydroxycinnamic acid hydroxylase, which produces MAPHYDIAVVGYGPTGLAAASLLGRLGHRVVVCERWPALYGLPRLTHIDDETARTVQAAGDVDEALRDSSPCEYLWVNGKGETLVRIPANLDGPMGYPDHISMYQPDVEHAIDKRLRGYGSVDVRQGWAVTGLDQDDDGVTLRLRGWNAETSCADGPRDEVRARYVIAADGSRSGVRELLGVEREDLGFNEQWVNIDTEWLRPQPPEFAYGTQYCDPARGHMTINIGTTRQRFEFALLPSESREEMTAPEAAWRLLRQYHDLGPDDVRITRRLVYGFEARIATRWRTGRVFLAGDAAHTMPPYLGQGACSGLRDATNLAWKLHLVLGGLAPEALLDTYESERRPHVTALTHRAIGLGKVANTHDVEAAAARDAAFFAGKVPPPPPFPPLAGGVLRPDGDAPVGTLTPQGRIRLADGRTGRFDDLTGYGFTLVATEDPTAALGPDRLARLTRLGCTVVALDTVDDLDGRHREYLQRLGAVAYLARPDFVLFGAAADRTDLGALVDDLDGALSGTAKAIA; this is translated from the coding sequence ATGGCTCCGCACTATGACATCGCCGTCGTCGGCTACGGTCCGACCGGACTCGCCGCGGCATCCCTGCTCGGCCGGCTCGGCCACCGGGTGGTCGTCTGCGAACGCTGGCCGGCCCTGTACGGGCTGCCCCGGCTCACCCACATCGACGACGAGACCGCACGTACCGTCCAGGCTGCGGGCGATGTCGACGAGGCGCTGCGGGACTCGTCCCCGTGCGAGTACCTGTGGGTCAACGGCAAGGGCGAGACGCTGGTGCGCATCCCGGCGAACCTCGACGGCCCGATGGGATATCCGGATCACATCTCCATGTACCAGCCGGACGTGGAGCACGCGATCGACAAGCGGTTGCGCGGTTACGGCTCGGTCGACGTTCGCCAGGGTTGGGCGGTCACCGGCCTCGACCAGGACGACGACGGCGTGACCCTGCGCCTGCGCGGCTGGAACGCCGAGACAAGCTGTGCGGACGGTCCGCGCGACGAGGTCCGGGCCCGCTATGTGATCGCCGCCGACGGCAGCCGCAGCGGGGTACGGGAACTGCTCGGAGTGGAGCGCGAGGACCTCGGCTTCAACGAGCAGTGGGTCAACATCGACACCGAGTGGCTGCGACCCCAGCCACCGGAGTTCGCCTACGGAACCCAGTACTGCGATCCCGCGCGCGGGCACATGACCATCAACATCGGCACCACCCGCCAGCGCTTCGAGTTCGCCCTGCTGCCGAGCGAGTCCCGGGAGGAGATGACCGCCCCGGAGGCCGCCTGGCGGCTGCTGCGGCAGTACCACGACCTGGGCCCGGACGATGTGCGGATCACCCGCCGGCTCGTCTACGGCTTCGAGGCCCGCATCGCCACCCGCTGGCGCACCGGCAGGGTCTTCCTGGCCGGCGACGCCGCCCACACCATGCCCCCCTACCTCGGCCAGGGCGCCTGCAGCGGCCTGCGCGACGCCACCAACCTCGCCTGGAAACTGCACCTCGTCCTCGGCGGACTGGCGCCCGAGGCTCTGCTGGACACCTACGAGAGCGAGCGCCGCCCGCACGTCACCGCCCTCACCCACAGGGCGATCGGCCTCGGCAAGGTCGCCAACACCCACGACGTCGAAGCAGCGGCGGCTCGGGATGCGGCCTTCTTCGCGGGCAAAGTCCCGCCGCCGCCACCGTTCCCGCCCCTTGCGGGCGGGGTGCTCAGGCCGGACGGGGACGCGCCCGTCGGCACCCTCACCCCGCAGGGCCGCATCCGCCTCGCCGACGGCCGTACGGGACGCTTCGACGACCTGACCGGATACGGCTTCACCCTGGTCGCCACCGAAGATCCCACCGCCGCCCTCGGCCCCGACCGGCTCGCCAGGCTGACGCGCCTGGGTTGCACCGTGGTCGCCCTCGACACCGTCGACGACCTCGACGGGCGGCACCGGGAGTACCTGCAGCGGCTCGGCGCGGTCGCCTACCTGGCACGCCCTGACTTCGTGCTGTTCGGCGCGGCGGCCGACCGCACGGACCTCGGCGCGCTCGTGGACGACCTGGACGGCGCGCTGTCCGGCACGGCCAAGGCGATCGCATGA
- a CDS encoding alpha/beta hydrolase: MTAAVPGTAPLPPLVAAQHRAMPFTRLTDCAMDPADARRLLADTAAGTPWQDAAAAIARTQLQRARLAEESGHRTTARQAYRFASAAWMFAQMAHQTDTAEKRDLYARHTAATAALAPAVERVDIPHRHGRLGGWLCLPPTGEAQATVIVWGGLSGWGAAYLPVADAYTSRGLACLLAEGPGQGESRLRHGLYVDERVTEGFARFVDLVEADPRLGGAIGVQGVSFGGLFAAHLAAADTRVGAVVVNGAPAAPTVPEYRTAREQMAAVVGTDAPDRVTEVMDALRFDPDKYRITCPLLLLHGGQDPLARYEDQEPFLRAADPVAATVRIWPDGEHTLYNHAAERDALTGDWLTDHLTGQSIPKG; encoded by the coding sequence ATGACGGCCGCAGTCCCCGGGACGGCTCCTCTGCCGCCGCTGGTGGCGGCCCAGCACCGGGCCATGCCCTTCACGCGGCTCACCGACTGCGCCATGGACCCGGCTGACGCCCGCCGCCTGCTCGCCGACACCGCAGCCGGGACACCGTGGCAGGACGCAGCCGCGGCCATCGCGCGGACACAGCTGCAACGGGCCCGTCTGGCTGAGGAGTCGGGGCACCGCACGACCGCCCGGCAGGCGTACCGGTTCGCCTCCGCGGCTTGGATGTTCGCGCAGATGGCGCACCAGACCGACACCGCGGAAAAACGGGATCTGTACGCCCGGCACACCGCCGCGACCGCCGCTCTGGCACCCGCCGTGGAACGCGTGGACATCCCGCATCGTCACGGGCGGCTCGGCGGCTGGCTGTGTCTGCCGCCGACCGGCGAGGCACAGGCCACCGTCATCGTCTGGGGCGGGCTCAGCGGCTGGGGAGCCGCGTACCTGCCGGTCGCCGACGCCTACACCTCGCGCGGCCTGGCCTGCCTGCTCGCGGAAGGTCCGGGTCAGGGCGAGTCGCGGCTGCGTCACGGACTGTACGTCGACGAACGCGTCACAGAGGGCTTCGCCCGCTTCGTCGACCTGGTCGAGGCCGATCCCCGCCTCGGCGGCGCGATCGGGGTGCAGGGCGTCAGCTTCGGCGGCCTGTTCGCCGCTCACCTGGCCGCCGCCGATACACGCGTCGGCGCGGTGGTGGTCAACGGCGCCCCGGCCGCGCCCACGGTCCCCGAATACCGCACCGCCCGTGAGCAGATGGCCGCCGTGGTAGGCACCGACGCCCCGGACCGGGTGACCGAGGTCATGGATGCCCTGCGTTTCGACCCGGACAAGTACCGCATCACCTGCCCGCTGCTCCTGCTGCACGGCGGCCAGGATCCTCTGGCCCGCTACGAGGACCAGGAGCCCTTCCTGCGTGCCGCTGACCCCGTCGCCGCGACCGTCCGCATCTGGCCCGACGGCGAGCACACGCTCTACAACCACGCGGCCGAACGCGACGCGCTCACCGGCGACTGGCTCACCGACCACCTCACCGGCCAGAGCATCCCGAAAGGTTAG
- a CDS encoding MFS transporter: MSRKLPLLMALACGVGVANVYFPQALTPLIADGLGVAPATAAIVATVTQLGYAAGIFLLVPLGDRLPRRPLITGLLATTGLALLVAGLAPATGPLLAAGAVVGIATVVPQLLLPMAAGLVEPDQRGSVIGTLQAGLIGGILLARTFGGVLGEHLGWRAPYLVAAALTGLLAVALGLALPNDAPAVHDRYPTLLSDTLRMLRTEKALQRSALFQVTVFGGFSAAWTALALLVTGPRYGMSTQAVGLLALIGAGSMFCAPAAGRWVDRLGADRVNLWCIVAALAAAAVLTAGSMGGAAGLVALAAGLLLLDVAVQCGQVANQARIFALRPEARSRLNTGYMTCTFLGGSAGSWLGTRAYLQFGWGAVCGLIAVTALLALAAYQVGRHGRQDNRDARPHPIGTAR; this comes from the coding sequence ATGTCCCGCAAGCTGCCCCTGCTGATGGCGCTGGCCTGTGGTGTCGGCGTCGCGAACGTCTACTTCCCCCAGGCCCTCACCCCGCTCATCGCCGATGGCCTGGGTGTCGCCCCGGCCACCGCGGCGATCGTGGCCACGGTGACACAACTCGGCTACGCCGCAGGGATCTTCCTGCTGGTGCCCCTCGGCGACCGTCTCCCCCGCCGTCCTCTGATCACCGGGCTGCTCGCCACGACCGGCCTCGCCCTCCTGGTCGCCGGACTCGCCCCGGCCACCGGTCCGCTCCTCGCGGCCGGCGCCGTGGTGGGCATCGCGACGGTGGTCCCGCAACTCCTGCTGCCCATGGCGGCCGGTCTGGTCGAGCCCGATCAACGGGGAAGCGTGATCGGCACCCTGCAGGCCGGCCTCATCGGCGGCATCCTGCTGGCCCGCACCTTCGGCGGCGTACTGGGCGAGCACCTGGGCTGGCGTGCCCCGTACCTCGTCGCCGCCGCGCTCACCGGGCTGCTCGCCGTCGCCCTCGGCCTCGCCCTGCCCAACGACGCCCCGGCCGTGCACGACCGCTATCCGACCCTGCTCTCCGACACCCTCCGGATGCTGCGCACCGAGAAGGCGCTGCAGCGCTCCGCGCTCTTCCAGGTCACCGTCTTCGGCGGGTTCAGCGCCGCCTGGACCGCCCTGGCCCTCCTGGTGACCGGCCCCCGGTACGGCATGAGCACCCAGGCGGTGGGCCTGCTGGCCCTGATCGGGGCGGGCAGCATGTTCTGCGCGCCCGCGGCCGGACGCTGGGTGGACCGGCTCGGTGCCGACCGGGTGAACCTGTGGTGCATCGTGGCCGCCCTCGCCGCGGCGGCAGTTCTCACCGCGGGCTCGATGGGCGGAGCGGCAGGCCTCGTGGCGCTGGCCGCCGGACTGCTCCTGCTGGACGTGGCGGTGCAGTGTGGTCAGGTCGCCAACCAGGCCCGCATCTTCGCTCTGCGACCGGAGGCCCGCAGCCGTCTGAACACCGGCTACATGACCTGCACGTTCCTCGGCGGCAGTGCCGGATCGTGGCTCGGGACCCGCGCCTACCTCCAGTTCGGCTGGGGTGCCGTCTGCGGCCTCATCGCCGTGACCGCACTCCTCGCCCTCGCCGCGTACCAGGTCGGCCGTCACGGTCGGCAGGACAACCGGGACGCCCGTCCCCACCCGATCGGCACAGCGCGGTGA
- a CDS encoding TetR family transcriptional regulator translates to MAYDSTATKERILAAATAEYAAHGVAGARVDRIAAEAKANKRAIYDYFGDKNKLFAVVLERVLADLAEAVPPSDDLPGYAERLFDYHRAHPEALRLVMWEALEIGDRPVAAEEARTRHYQDKVDAAASAAPGGDARTRVFFALALASWSIGMPQLRRMILGPDYTLDDLRVDVARAVRTLPADAGPPGPV, encoded by the coding sequence ATGGCATACGACTCCACTGCGACCAAAGAACGCATCCTCGCGGCGGCGACGGCGGAGTACGCGGCGCATGGGGTCGCCGGTGCCCGGGTGGACCGTATCGCCGCCGAGGCCAAGGCCAACAAGCGTGCGATCTATGACTACTTCGGCGACAAGAACAAGCTCTTCGCCGTCGTCCTCGAACGCGTGCTGGCCGACCTCGCCGAGGCCGTCCCGCCGAGCGACGACCTGCCCGGCTACGCCGAGCGTCTCTTCGACTACCATCGCGCCCACCCCGAGGCCCTGCGCCTGGTCATGTGGGAGGCCCTGGAGATCGGTGACCGGCCCGTTGCCGCGGAAGAGGCCCGCACCCGCCACTACCAGGACAAGGTCGACGCCGCCGCGTCCGCCGCTCCTGGTGGTGACGCTCGCACGCGGGTGTTCTTCGCGCTGGCCCTGGCGAGCTGGAGCATCGGCATGCCCCAGTTGCGGCGCATGATCCTCGGCCCCGACTACACCCTCGACGACCTCCGCGTGGACGTCGCCCGGGCGGTACGGACCTTGCCGGCAGACGCGGGGCCTCCCGGTCCGGTGTAG
- a CDS encoding DUF1269 domain-containing protein — protein MSVNENAVILRFADRATAYQALSDLKYLSPATTEVRAAVLIERLEDGAVRIPEGLDTAEGRNTAVGGLVGSLVGILGGPLGVLMGVGVGALIGGGYDYKRAEEATTAVGAFVQHVPPGGTALLAEVRESDTQALDMLAMRYDAVLERRPTDSVRIELKAMEEAAERIRKEEAKAKRADKRAEIAQKFGRRPGGREEDDAASKGTLAV, from the coding sequence ATGTCCGTGAACGAGAACGCCGTCATCCTGCGTTTCGCCGATCGTGCGACCGCCTACCAGGCGCTCAGTGACCTGAAATACCTCAGCCCCGCCACGACGGAGGTCCGTGCCGCCGTTCTGATCGAGCGCCTGGAGGACGGCGCGGTGCGCATTCCGGAGGGACTGGACACCGCGGAGGGACGCAACACGGCGGTCGGCGGGCTGGTCGGGTCGCTGGTCGGCATCCTCGGCGGACCCCTCGGCGTCCTGATGGGTGTGGGCGTCGGCGCGCTGATCGGCGGAGGCTACGACTACAAGAGGGCCGAGGAGGCCACCACCGCCGTCGGCGCCTTCGTCCAGCACGTCCCGCCCGGCGGCACGGCCCTCCTGGCCGAGGTCAGGGAGAGCGACACCCAGGCCCTGGACATGCTGGCCATGCGCTACGACGCCGTCCTCGAGCGCCGCCCGACCGACTCCGTTCGAATCGAGCTGAAGGCCATGGAGGAGGCCGCCGAGCGGATCCGCAAGGAAGAGGCGAAGGCCAAGCGCGCCGACAAGCGCGCCGAGATCGCGCAGAAGTTCGGCCGGCGCCCCGGCGGACGCGAGGAGGACGACGCGGCCTCGAAGGGCACGCTCGCCGTGTGA
- a CDS encoding TetR/AcrR family transcriptional regulator: MLRSNDDPRALRSRAAALAAATELLVEGGPENVTHAGVAKRAGIGRATVYRHWPDQQALLLDALAGDVGPLLSFGDGPVRDQLVSQAEQMAHRLNQPSAVSILVTVIERAERDEDARRIREEMFGRADEELTRALATAVERGELRPGVQDHARELVARIFGPLLFERFLHGVHLEQDLVVGLVDAALAPWLPNA; the protein is encoded by the coding sequence ATGCTCCGGAGCAACGACGACCCCCGTGCTCTGCGCAGCCGAGCCGCCGCTCTGGCCGCCGCGACCGAACTCCTCGTCGAAGGCGGACCCGAGAACGTCACCCATGCCGGCGTCGCCAAACGAGCCGGGATCGGCCGCGCGACCGTCTACCGGCACTGGCCCGATCAGCAGGCCCTCCTGCTCGACGCGCTCGCGGGTGACGTCGGCCCCCTGCTCTCCTTCGGCGACGGCCCCGTGCGCGACCAGTTGGTTTCCCAGGCGGAGCAGATGGCCCATCGGCTCAACCAGCCAAGCGCCGTGTCGATCCTCGTCACGGTCATCGAGCGGGCCGAGCGGGACGAGGACGCGCGGCGCATCCGCGAGGAGATGTTCGGCCGGGCCGACGAAGAGCTCACCCGCGCGCTGGCCACCGCCGTCGAACGCGGAGAACTGCGCCCCGGCGTCCAGGACCACGCCAGGGAACTCGTCGCCCGCATCTTCGGACCGCTGCTGTTCGAGCGCTTCCTGCACGGCGTGCACCTTGAACAGGACCTGGTGGTCGGTCTGGTCGACGCCGCGCTCGCGCCCTGGCTGCCGAACGCGTGA
- a CDS encoding flavin reductase family protein, which yields MHPSGVTVVTADLGGRPVAITVSSLASVSAEPPLIVFSVSSKASSSSVLRQVDSVVIHMVGSDQLWLAQLGATSGVDRFADTSAWTRLATGEPVFTAAPAYVRGKVVSRIEAGEASIFVVHAVSATVPEGAAEPVSAPLVYHSRSWHRLDERSKLA from the coding sequence ATGCATCCCTCCGGCGTCACCGTCGTGACCGCCGACCTGGGCGGGCGGCCGGTCGCGATCACGGTCAGCTCGCTGGCCTCCGTCAGCGCCGAACCGCCGCTGATCGTCTTCTCCGTCTCCTCGAAGGCCTCCAGCAGCTCGGTCCTGCGGCAAGTCGACAGCGTCGTCATCCACATGGTGGGCAGCGACCAGCTCTGGCTCGCGCAGCTAGGGGCTACCAGCGGCGTCGACCGATTCGCCGATACGAGTGCCTGGACGCGACTGGCCACGGGCGAACCGGTCTTCACGGCAGCACCCGCGTATGTGCGGGGGAAGGTGGTCTCCCGTATCGAGGCGGGAGAGGCCTCTATCTTCGTCGTCCACGCGGTGTCGGCGACCGTGCCCGAGGGCGCCGCCGAGCCCGTGTCGGCTCCGCTCGTCTACCACTCCCGGTCCTGGCACCGGCTCGATGAACGCTCGAAGCTGGCGTGA
- a CDS encoding acyl-CoA dehydrogenase family protein — MTTLDDVTTLGPQAQGEVRERLLQTARDLRPLLREHAGESERNRRLAENTERALRESGLFQATAPRRSGGAGGDVRTLIELSAEISRGDSSAGWVAFIANTTAFGMGLFPDDVRELVYGPDPRNVAISQFAPGGTAEKVDGGYRINGKWGFASGCYQAQWTLNAFLVLDAEGQPSEVRWALMPLADMRIEDTWYVVGMAGTGSNTLVAEDLFVEDRCTLDLETFMGTAVFPIWHEDETSYRASLNSLACLGLCGPLLGMAEAAWDFTTENLGKGRPVSYWAYSDHRDAPSYRLALADARVAIDAGRMHLLRSADEMDDAAREGRVLDTAARARIRGDSEIATRNFRRAVTLMLDIVGTSSFAQSNPLQRVWRDLTVASGHGLNNPPLNREIYGQSLVGRDTAEIGSL, encoded by the coding sequence ATGACGACTCTCGATGACGTCACGACGTTGGGACCGCAGGCACAGGGCGAAGTTCGCGAACGTCTCCTGCAGACCGCTCGCGACCTGCGGCCGCTCCTGCGTGAGCACGCCGGCGAGTCCGAGCGCAACCGCCGTCTGGCCGAGAACACGGAGCGGGCCCTGCGCGAGTCCGGGTTGTTCCAGGCCACGGCGCCCCGCCGGTCGGGCGGGGCCGGCGGAGACGTCCGGACCCTCATCGAGCTGTCGGCCGAGATCTCTCGGGGGGACTCGTCCGCGGGCTGGGTCGCCTTCATCGCCAACACGACCGCGTTCGGTATGGGCCTCTTCCCCGACGACGTACGGGAACTGGTGTATGGCCCGGACCCCCGCAACGTCGCGATCAGCCAGTTCGCCCCAGGCGGGACCGCCGAGAAGGTCGACGGTGGCTACCGCATCAACGGCAAGTGGGGTTTCGCCTCGGGCTGTTACCAGGCCCAGTGGACGCTGAACGCGTTCCTGGTCCTCGACGCGGAGGGGCAGCCCTCGGAGGTGCGGTGGGCGCTGATGCCGCTGGCCGACATGCGGATCGAGGACACGTGGTACGTCGTCGGCATGGCGGGGACCGGCAGCAACACCCTCGTGGCCGAGGACCTCTTCGTCGAGGATCGGTGCACCCTGGACCTGGAGACGTTCATGGGTACGGCTGTCTTCCCGATCTGGCACGAGGACGAGACCAGCTACCGGGCGTCGCTGAACAGTCTCGCGTGTCTCGGCCTGTGCGGTCCGCTGCTGGGCATGGCCGAGGCCGCCTGGGACTTCACGACGGAGAACCTCGGCAAGGGCCGCCCCGTCAGCTACTGGGCCTACTCGGACCACCGGGACGCCCCCAGCTACCGCCTCGCTCTTGCCGACGCGCGGGTCGCGATCGACGCGGGCAGGATGCATCTGCTCAGGTCCGCCGACGAGATGGACGACGCCGCCCGCGAGGGCCGGGTCCTCGACACGGCGGCCCGGGCGCGGATCCGCGGCGACTCCGAGATCGCGACGCGCAACTTCCGCCGGGCCGTCACGCTCATGCTCGACATCGTCGGCACGAGCAGCTTCGCCCAGTCCAACCCGCTGCAGCGGGTCTGGCGTGACCTGACCGTCGCCAGCGGCCACGGCCTGAACAACCCGCCGCTGAACCGGGAGATCTACGGCCAGAGCCTCGTCGGTCGCGACACCGCGGAGATCGGTTCGCTCTGA
- a CDS encoding helix-turn-helix domain-containing protein encodes MAADIVQGNALPDLTGVGLKGPQVLRSTIEAIVISTLVAIEADGHPPAQLPPEAEAQIVDLVHRRVPLDLLLTHQRRIHSQLADHFMGGCRSLVPLADLAASLEHVSHVLFEFADTFATMTAESYAVENERFLRSTAAARYETVLALPAGEGSVDAMSRQLAYPLANAYHIGLVLHPVTSPSPTGDHLHQVARSLLRGLGADAHRVVPVDRTEAWAWGAFRARPPREKPLLPDGSDVMVGMASPHRGVQGFRRAHEEAVDAARVGALGMPSTADANVVRYDEVRLLSLLIADPDKAARFVRDELGALGSSAGSTRVLRRTVRAYLDCHASPQEAARELQVAKNTVIYRVKRAEELLGRPVRESQLELHAALRLAELFPDLDDTGH; translated from the coding sequence GTGGCGGCCGACATCGTCCAGGGCAACGCACTCCCGGATCTGACCGGCGTCGGTCTGAAGGGCCCGCAGGTCCTGCGCTCCACCATCGAGGCGATCGTCATCTCGACGCTCGTCGCCATCGAGGCCGACGGACATCCACCGGCGCAGCTCCCGCCCGAGGCGGAGGCGCAGATCGTGGACCTGGTCCACCGCCGGGTTCCTCTCGACCTGCTCCTCACCCATCAGCGCAGGATCCACTCGCAGTTGGCCGACCACTTCATGGGCGGCTGTCGCTCCCTGGTACCGCTCGCCGATCTCGCGGCGTCACTTGAGCACGTGTCTCATGTGCTCTTCGAGTTCGCCGACACGTTCGCCACCATGACCGCCGAGTCGTACGCCGTCGAGAACGAGCGGTTCCTGAGGAGCACCGCGGCTGCCAGGTACGAGACGGTTCTGGCGCTGCCGGCGGGAGAGGGCTCCGTCGACGCGATGTCCCGACAGCTGGCCTACCCGCTGGCGAACGCGTACCACATCGGTCTGGTTCTGCATCCCGTGACCTCGCCGAGCCCCACCGGGGATCACTTGCACCAGGTGGCCCGGTCCCTCCTGCGCGGCCTCGGCGCGGACGCACACCGGGTGGTGCCGGTGGACCGCACCGAGGCATGGGCATGGGGAGCGTTCCGGGCGCGGCCACCGCGTGAAAAGCCGCTGCTGCCCGACGGGTCCGACGTGATGGTGGGCATGGCGTCACCTCACCGAGGCGTCCAGGGCTTCCGGCGCGCCCACGAGGAGGCCGTCGACGCGGCGCGGGTGGGGGCTTTGGGCATGCCCTCGACGGCAGACGCGAACGTCGTCCGGTACGACGAGGTCCGGTTGCTCTCGCTGCTGATCGCGGACCCCGACAAGGCCGCTCGCTTCGTGAGGGACGAACTCGGCGCACTGGGATCGAGCGCGGGTTCCACACGGGTTCTCCGCCGGACAGTGCGGGCCTACCTCGACTGCCACGCCAGTCCGCAGGAGGCCGCCAGAGAGCTGCAGGTCGCGAAGAACACGGTCATCTACCGGGTCAAGCGGGCCGAGGAACTCCTGGGCCGCCCCGTCAGGGAGTCCCAGCTCGAGCTGCACGCGGCACTCCGCCTCGCGGAGCTGTTCCCCGATCTCGACGACACCGGTCACTGA
- a CDS encoding AraC family transcriptional regulator, with translation MGRSPLASHVLCRDSGFEDFRERLNDLFYPAEVTPLSGPEGPGGELRGTRTEHITVGLMTFGQRTRVDPGRTPSHYHVNIVLRGAIEAATGRQEMVATAGDAMVFTPTQQHRLLSCAHGEQHLGIKIDRSLVEAELEALLGRTLQAPLEFAFDFDLATAPGRSWRSTLDLLLAESDNTSGLIGRRPVQQHFERVLVSGLLLAQTHNYTEALLRPQPPAYPRTVRKAVDLIEAHPETPFTVGDLARAAGVSVRRLQEGFREHLGVTPLTYLRNVRLDRVHADLLTGATGVTEAAGRWGFSHLSRFSAAYRERFGAAPSETLAGSGGRSLGKRGNRG, from the coding sequence ATGGGCCGCTCCCCCTTGGCGAGCCACGTGCTGTGCCGCGACTCGGGCTTCGAGGACTTCCGCGAACGCCTCAACGACCTGTTCTATCCGGCGGAGGTCACCCCGCTGTCGGGTCCTGAGGGCCCCGGCGGCGAACTCCGTGGCACGCGCACTGAGCACATCACCGTCGGGCTGATGACCTTCGGCCAGCGCACGCGCGTCGATCCCGGGCGGACGCCGTCGCACTACCACGTCAACATCGTCCTGCGAGGGGCCATCGAAGCGGCCACCGGCCGCCAGGAGATGGTGGCCACCGCCGGAGACGCGATGGTCTTCACACCGACACAGCAGCACCGGCTGCTGAGCTGCGCCCACGGCGAGCAACACTTGGGAATCAAGATCGACCGGAGCCTCGTCGAAGCCGAACTCGAGGCTCTCCTGGGCCGCACTCTGCAGGCTCCACTGGAGTTTGCGTTCGACTTCGATCTGGCGACCGCGCCCGGGCGTAGCTGGCGCAGCACCCTGGACCTGTTGCTGGCCGAGTCCGACAACACCAGCGGGCTCATCGGCCGACGCCCGGTCCAGCAGCACTTCGAGCGCGTCCTCGTCAGCGGTCTGCTGCTGGCCCAGACGCACAACTACACGGAAGCGCTGCTGCGTCCGCAGCCTCCCGCCTACCCGCGGACGGTACGCAAGGCCGTCGACCTGATCGAGGCCCACCCCGAGACCCCCTTCACCGTCGGGGACCTGGCCCGGGCGGCAGGCGTCAGTGTCCGACGTCTCCAGGAAGGATTCAGGGAGCACCTCGGCGTGACCCCGCTGACGTACCTGCGCAACGTCCGCCTGGACCGTGTTCACGCCGACCTCCTCACGGGCGCCACCGGAGTCACCGAAGCGGCCGGGCGGTGGGGCTTCAGCCACCTGAGCCGGTTCTCCGCCGCCTACCGCGAACGCTTCGGTGCCGCACCCTCCGAGACACTGGCCGGGTCCGGAGGTCGGAGCCTTGGCAAGCGCGGGAACCGCGGGTAA
- a CDS encoding dioxygenase, translating to MPGTDEAVKAITAAAVDSFRDTPDPRLRELLQGLVRHLHGYVRELRPTIQEWEYAVDYLTAVGHTCDPTRQEFILLSDVLGVSMLVETVNEEGGGTESTVLGPFHVVESPQRESGDTIDLMGTGTPCVVSLRVTSADGRPLAGASVDVWQCTEDGFYDVQQPDVQPPGNGRGLFRADDEGRVWFRTVVPSHYPIPTDGPVGVLLDATERHPYRPAHIHFIVQADGHRTLTTHIFVADGPYLDSDAVFAVKESLVVDFPQVDDEEKARTYRVTAPFRLAEFDITVDPETDQDTR from the coding sequence ATGCCCGGAACCGACGAGGCGGTGAAGGCGATAACGGCCGCCGCCGTGGACAGTTTCCGTGACACCCCGGACCCCCGGCTGCGTGAGCTGCTCCAAGGGCTCGTGCGCCATCTGCACGGCTACGTCCGTGAGTTGCGCCCCACGATCCAGGAGTGGGAGTACGCGGTGGACTACCTCACCGCCGTCGGGCACACATGTGACCCCACTCGTCAGGAGTTCATCCTGCTCTCCGACGTGCTGGGTGTCTCCATGCTGGTCGAGACGGTGAACGAGGAGGGCGGCGGCACCGAGAGCACGGTCCTGGGCCCCTTCCACGTCGTGGAGTCCCCCCAGCGCGAGAGTGGCGACACCATCGATCTCATGGGCACCGGAACACCTTGTGTCGTGTCGCTCCGCGTCACATCGGCGGACGGCCGTCCACTGGCCGGGGCGAGCGTGGACGTGTGGCAGTGCACCGAGGACGGCTTCTACGATGTGCAACAGCCCGACGTGCAGCCGCCGGGCAACGGACGCGGGCTGTTCCGGGCCGACGACGAAGGCCGCGTGTGGTTCCGCACGGTCGTGCCCAGCCACTACCCCATTCCGACGGACGGCCCGGTAGGAGTGCTGCTCGACGCCACCGAGCGGCACCCCTACCGCCCCGCCCACATCCACTTCATCGTCCAGGCCGACGGCCACCGAACGCTGACCACGCACATCTTCGTCGCCGACGGCCCCTACCTGGACTCGGACGCCGTCTTCGCCGTGAAGGAGAGCCTGGTCGTCGACTTCCCGCAGGTCGACGACGAGGAGAAGGCCCGCACGTACCGGGTCACCGCTCCGTTCCGCCTGGCCGAGTTCGACATCACCGTCGACCCCGAGACGGACCAGGACACCCGGTGA